The Mesotoga sp. UBA6090 DNA segment TTCCTCCAGTTGCGTTTTTTCAGAATAATCTCGAAGTTACTGAGCTGATAGTTGAGCATATAGTGAATGAAATGGGACAATCGGTCGGTAATTCTCTCCTTGATCTATATAGTGGCATTGGAACCTTCTCGATTACCATCGGGAATCAGATGAAGAGGGTCACGTCAGTAGAGGCGAATCCCGTTTCGGTAAAGGCACTAAGAGCCAACGCGAATCTAAATGGAATGTTCGGTATTGATCTCGTCATGAGTGACGTCATGGATTACTTGAAATCAAATGAGAGGAAGTTTTCGACTGTTATTCTAGATCCTCCCAGAGCCGGCGTGGGTGAAGGTATTAAACTTCTCGAAAAGGTTAAGCCCTCGCGAATCTTCTATGTCTCTTGTGACCCTGCAACTCTGGCAAGAGATGTTGCAAAGCTAATGGAAGCAGGATTTGAAATTTCGTCTATTAAGGCATTTGATATGTTTCCACAGACATGGCACGTTGAGACGGTTTGTCTGCTTGAGAGAAGATAGATAGTAGGAACAAGCGCTTTTTTGAAGTTGATCATCAGAGAGTTGGGCCCTTTTTGATTTCGGAAAAGAGAAAGGTCTCCAGATTGTTTTTGGAGTCTGTGGCGGGAGCTTCTGGAACTACAATAGTGATTGTCTTGTGGACCACAGAAGTCCGGTTACGGATTGCCCAATGCTGAAAAGGCCTGACAGTTGTTAACAGGAGAGGAAGCACCACCAGCTGAAGAAGAGGCAATGTTTAATTCCTTGCAAAAAGCCATTGGTGGAGCAAGTAAACTAAAAATCCAGCAGAATGATGTAAACAGCCTGATGATATCAAGTAACAATGTAGATAATAGGTCTGAGAAAAGATCTAAATTGAGCGATCTAGAAGATAAAGGAAGTAAATACAAGGAAGAGAATGCGGAGCAGATTGAAGAATGGAAAAAAGAGTTTAAAGAAAACCAGGAAATAAGCAATATATGCAGGAGATATACGAAGGCCTGGAAACCCTTAAGCCCCTTCTGGAGCAATTTCAGGACGGCTATGAACAGGGCACCTTAGAACTCACTCCCGAAGAGTTGAATCAGATACAACAGGAGATTGAAAAGCTCGCAGGCTATCAGGAATATGTAAAAACAGGAAGTGAAGAACTACAGAAGATGTGGGATGAAATGGCCCAACTGTTCTCTGAAGGAAAATATGAAGAGGCAAAGGCAATGTTTCCCGACATACTGGAGATGCAAAAAGCCCTGACTAAGAATCTGGAACTGCTATTAAATGAAATAAACGAACTTACAAAGTTATTAGAAGGAGTTCTTCAGTAATAGAATAAGACTTATTGCCATGCAGTACAGACATAAGAGTGAATAAGGATATGGAAAAAGGAAAGGCTTTGAGAGGAAGGTGAAAACTAATGGGAATCGGAATTTTCTTTAATGTACCTGCCCATGGACATATTAACCCAACACTGCCAATAGTAAATGAGCTGGTGGAAAGAGGAGAAACAATCATATATTACAGTACTGAAGAATTCAGAGAAAAAATTGAAAAAGCAGGTGCAAAATATAAGCCCTACAGTTTCTCTCTTCCTCAAGGGCCAGCATCAGGCGGTAATTTTGTAAAGCTGGCAGGAATGCTGTTAAAAGCCACAGAAGAGGTAATGTCCAAAGAGATGAAATATATTAGAAAATTGCAGCCTGATTACATCATCCATGATTCCATGTGTCCCTGGGGCAAGTATATAGCAAAGCATCTTCGAATAAAGGCTATAAATACGACATCTACCTTTGTGTTCTCCGGGGAGACAACCAATAAAGCCGATGGATTTAGAAAGAAAATTTTAAAAATGGCGGTTGAAGTAGGTATAGGCCCAATTCTTGATATTGTTTCGATAAAAAGAAGATTAAAAGTAGAATATGGAGTAGACAGCAAGATAATGGATCTTTTCCGCAACCAAGAAGATTTAAATATTGTATTCACATCTTTACAATTTCAGCCGGATGGAGCTAAGCTTGGTGATAAGTTCGCATTCATAGGCCCGTCAATTTACGACAGGAAGGATGCCCCGGATTTTTTATTTGGAAATATGGGGGACAGGAAGCTTGTCTTTATCTCTTTAGGGACTATTGCAAATGAAAGATTGGATTTTTACAGGGAATGTATAAAAGCATTTTCTAAGTCGGAATTCAATGTATTGATTTCCATAGGCAGCAAAGTAAATAAAAAAGAACTTGGAGTTGTACCGTCCAATATTTATATTGAGGATTATGTTCCCCAGATTGAAGTCTTAAAAAGGGCCAGTTTGTTTATATCCCATGGTGGAATGAATAGTGTGAACGAAGCTCTTTATTTCGGGGTACCTCTATTGATTTTGCCACAGCAATCCGAGCAGGTCATGGTTGCCAAAAGAGTTGAGGAATTGGGTGCGGGGATATGTACAACAAAAAAGGATATTGATGCGGAATATCTTCTTGAAAAGTCTGCTTACATTATGGAGAGCAGATCATTTTACGAAAGTGCAGGGAAAATAGGTGAGGATTTCCGAGAGGCTGGAGGGTATCAAGCCGGAGCTAATGCTATATTAAATTATGTTATGGAAAGTGAAGCTTAAGAAGGGAGAAAGGATGATGAAGTCGAAACGATTAATTTTAGTCTCATTAATATTGGCTGTCACTCTCTCTGTGATTGGTCTGGCGGTTAACGCTTTAAATAACGACCGGGATTCTCAAGACACGGAAGCTTCCATAATGGTCGATGGTTTAAAACGAACTTATCTGATGCACACTCCGCCTGACCGAGATCAATCCAAACCCCTGCCGCTGGTTATCGTCTTGCATGGTGGCGGCGGAAGCGGTGCCGGAATGGTGGAATCAACCCAAGGCGGTTTTAATGTGTTGGCAGACGAGGAAGGGTTTGTTGTAGCTTATCCGGATGCTGTTGAAAATCATTGGAACGACGGCCGTAGCAAAGAAGAGGTAGACTACAGGGCACACCGGGAGAATATTGACGATGTCGGCTTTATTTCTGCCTTGATTGATCAACTGGTTAAAGAAGAGAATGTTGCCCCACAGAGGGTTTATGTTACAGGAATGTCCAATGGAGCGATGATGACTTATCGCCTTGCCGGTGAATTGTCTGAAAAAATCACAGCAGCAGCTCCGGTGGATGGTAATATTCCCGAGAATTTAGCAGCAAATTATACACCCGGCAAACCCGTTTCCATGCTGGTTATCAATAATACAGCCGATCCACTGATGCCCTGGCAAGGTGGAGATATAACCGGCCCTTTTGGAAATAAAAAGCTCGGTAAAGTACTTTCAGCCCGCGAAAGCATTGAATTATGGGTAAAGCACAACCAATGCTCAATTATCCCCGCGGAAACCACTAAACTGGATAATGACTCCAATGATGGCACCCAAGTAAGGCGAATCACTTATACCGGAGGACTGGAAGGGACGGAAGTGATTCTATATGCAATCGAAGGCGGCGGACATACTTGGCCCGCAGGTTCTTCTAAACTGCCGGAGCGGGTTATTGGCAAAACAAGCCAGGAGATAAATGCGAATGAGGTTATCTGGAATTTTTTCAAAAACCATTTACGGCAGTGACAGAACTGTCAGCTAAGGTTCAGTGTTATTCCAAAGCAATATTGATTGATGATGTTCTTGTGCCAATTTTTTAGGTTAACAGAATGTATCTGAAATGCTTAACACACTATGGTGTTAAGTTATCCTTATGGAATGATGGATTATGATGGTTTAAATTATATGTTTGAGAGATATGACCGTAACGAAGATGAAAGAAATAAAGTTAACTCATTGCAAACTTGTAGGCAATATTCGGATTTATATATGGTTTGATGCTCGCAAGAAAAATAAGTCATAGAAACACCAAGAATTTCTAGAAAGGATAGAAAAACAGAAGAAGTTGCATTTGTAGTGGGAAGACTCCCTTAAAAGAGGTTGATATGTTCCCGCCTACCGATAGTGCCAAAATTGCCGTGGATATGTTTCCGAGAACAGACCACTCAAATGACATTCATTCTGTCCTCTCGAGCCACGTTGAGACGGTTTGTCTGCTTGAGAGAAGATAGATAGTAGGAACAAGCGCTTTTTTGAAGTTGATCATCAGAGAGTTGGGTCCTTTTTGATTTCGGAAAAGAGAAAGGTCTCTAGATTGTTTTTGGAGTCTGTGGCGGGAGCTTCTGGAACTACAATAGTGATTGTCTTGTGGAGTAAAGAAAGAGATGATCGGCAAGGAGACTGAGAATCACTGTAAAACACGCACCCATATGAAATGAAGATATCTTCGTAGAATTTAACCGGGCTGTTTAGAAGATCAATTAAAAGTGATTGCAAATCCGGGGGAATGAGATCGACAGAAGTCAAACAGAAGAAGTATTCGATATACCTAGCCAACATCACCTGTTGTTCATTGAACAAGACGATGAGAGGACAACCAACTGATTGAACAGGACTCAGTTCAAGAATTTTGTTTCGGTAATTCTGTCGACGATTACGCATTCAAAAAGAGTAATTCGAGCGACTGTTGCACTGTTTCGTGAGATTTCAACTCCGCAGGAGCCAGCACAACTAAGCGATGAATATCTTAGGGAAATTATCAAACCCTTGCTAACGTCTAGACGAGGCCTCTTGATTGAATCGACTTACATTCTGTGGAGGTTGTGATAGAGATTCCCGAAGCATTTGTTCTTTCGAGACAGATAGACGAGAATTTTTCCGGTAAGTAAGATAGTTGACAGAGTTGAAGTGCCTGCGAACCGGGGCAAGTTCTCTTTTTATCTCGGAGATCCTCTCGAATATCGAAAACTGTTGATTGGTTCGGATTTTTCTTCGGCTAGGGCTATAGGTGGGATGGTAGAGATTAGCATCGACAAGAGGCGATTGTCTTCTCTGATGGAGCAGCCCCGAGGTTCTACGAAAAGAATGAAACGCCACAACCGAAGTCCCAGCTCACAGTAAGGTTCGGTGCCGGTTCATTTTTGAGTGTTTACGTTTGGCTTTGTGGCGGACTATGGTGCTTCGAAGAAGGTGATTTCGATAACAAGTACTATTTGGTGGAACAGGGGAAGTCTTCACCTCTCAGTGACGATTTCGATGAAAACTATTTCTCGAAACTCTTTAACTTCGAAAAAGCCGATTCACTTAGTCTAGAAGGCTTCCTGACAACGGAGCAGCGGATACCTGGTTTGGGTAACGGTGTACTTCAAGACATAGCCTGGACAGCCGGACTTCATCAAAGAGTCAAGATAGGTAAGTTTTCTGATGCTGACAAAGAGAGGTTGCTCTCTTCGATTAAGACCGTTCTTAGAGATATGGCTGAAAATTGTGGTAGAGATTCTGAGAAGGACCTCTTTGGGGTTGAAGGGAAGCATAAAACCATTATTGGCAGGGCGACTTTCGGCAATTCTTTCCCCAGATGCGGTGAGACTATAGAAAGGCAAAATTATCTTGGTGGAAAAGTTTATTTCTGCCCATCTTGCCAGAGGCTGGAGTGAAATGCTCTGTCCCTTCAACTGTTTTGAGAAGATACTTATTTGGCTTCGAGAGAGTTAATTGGCACTCTATCATAGGTTATACTTACTTTGAGAGAAACTTGTTGAGCAGGGAGGATTTTCTGTGAGAAGCTTTTCTGAACTTATTTCTTTGGCTAAGGCTAAGGGTCCACGAAGAGTTGTGCTTGTTGGTTCGGAAGACAGAGAAGGAATCAAAGCTTTGAAATTTGCGTTTGATGAGGGGATAGCGGTGCCGGTTTTCGTAGGAGATGAAGAAAGAACGAATGAGATCCTCGACGAAGAAGGGCTAAAGGGAGAAGTGATGGGTGCTTCAAGTTCCGAGGAAGCATGCGAAAAAGGTATCAGGCTGGTGAACTCCGGATATGCAGATATAGTATTGAAAGGTCTCGTCAAGACCTCCACACTGCTAAAGGCAGTTCTCAACAAAGAATGGGGGTTGAGATCCGGAAAGATCCTGAGCCATATTGCCGCTCTTGAAGTCCCCGCAATTGATAGAATAGTCTTCGTTACGGATGGTGGAATGGTAATTCGCCCAGACCTGCCGACCAAAATATCTATAATCGAAAACGCGGTATCCTTTTTGAAGTCACTAGGTTACGAAAAGCCAAAAGTCGCATTGGTAGCGGCTGTTGAGACAGTAAATGAAGACATGCCGGAAACCCTTGAGGCTGCAGTGATCTCGAAGATGGGCCAGAGGGGGCAGATAATAGATTGTGAGATAGATGGTCCTCTTGGAATCGATAATGCATTATCATCGTTCGCAGCGGAAGTAAAGAAGGTTACCGGTCCAGTTGCGGGCAGGGCAGATCTACTTGTTGTGCCTGATATTGCCAGCGGAAACTTCCTTGGAAAGTCCGCCGTCTATTTTGCGGGTGGCAAAATTGCGGGGCTTATTCTGGGTGCCTCGGCACCGATTGTTATTGTATCCAGGGCCGACTCATCTCCTTCGAAACTTGCATCCATCGCCTTGGCAAGTTACTCATTAGGGGAACAACAATGAAAGTAGAGTTTGAAGATGAAGTTCTAGATCTTGAAGGCGGAATTTCTGTCAGAGAACTTCTCATCAATCTGGACGTTGATTCTGATCGGTACATAGTATTAAAGGACAGGAAAATGGCTGATCTAGACTGTTTTCTTGATGACGATTCAAAGGTTTTGATCATCAAAGCGGTCGTTGGCGGGTAAAGATTCAAGGAAGCTGCAGACAAAGTCATCAGGAATCTCAATCCCGAGCTCGAGATTTTTTTTGTGTTCTCCATGGTAATCGCTGCCTCCTGTGGCAAGTAGATCAAGTTCCTTCGAGATCTCAAGAAGTTCATTTCTTGTTTCTATATCGTACGTCTTGTAAAATACCTCTATTCCTTTCAGACCATAAGATTTCATTTTTCTTATCATCTCTACGGTTTGATCATGATCGAGCATCATAGAAAGAGGGTGAGCCAGGACTGGAACGCCTTCCGCAGAAAGGATGAGTTCTATGGCAGCTCTTATAGATAGTTTTTCTTTCTCAACATATGCTCCTCCTTCTCTTCCGATGAACCGAGAGAAGGCCTCTTCTATGGAATCAGCGTACCCCTTCTTCACAATGAGATTTGCTATGTGAGGTCTTCCGAGACTCTCACCAGGAAAAGAATATTCGAGTTCTTCATCCGTGATTTGAACTCCAAGGGATCTCAGCATGGAGAGAATTCTGGTATTCCTGAGATCTCTTTTCAGTCTGATCTCTTTCAGCTGGTTCTCAATAGAGGCAGCCGATGAAATCATTCCGTAACCAAGGATGTCAAGAGTTTCGTGAAAATCACAGCTAATCTCCACTCCTCTTACATATCTTATGCCCATCTGCGAAGAAAGCTCGCCTGCTTCAATTTGACCGGCAAGAGTGTCATGATCTGTTATCGAGAGAGCGGCAATTCTGCTCTCAACGGATTCTTCGATTATTCCAGCAACCGAGTTGGTTCCGTCTGAATGATCTGAATGACAGTGAAAATCAACAAACATTCGTCTGCCACCTTTCTCAATAATGATGGTATATTCTACTAGAGGTGATGACAATAGAATACTACCTCAGTGAAGGGACAATTCTGAAGAAGCGTTACAGGGTTATCGAGCCGTTGGGTAGGGGTGGATTCGGTTTGACTTATCTATGCTCTGACTTTCACAAGGGAAATAATGTCGCCGTGAAAGAGTTCTTTCCCAGAGGTGTAGAAAGAGAAGACAACAACGTCAAGCCCGTGAGCGATGACCTGAGAGAAATCTATTACGACAAGCTTTCTTCCTTCTCCGAGGAATTCACAATAATGTCCAGAATCGAAGATGGCAGAGTTGTTAAGGTTCTAGACCTTTTCACAGAGAATAACACCGCTTACTATGTGATGGAGTTCATAAGTGGAAAGACCTTGAAGGATACAGTAAGAAACGAAGGCGTGATGAACGATGCAAAGGCTTTTGAAATGGTAGACAGCATACTTGAAGGAGTGTCGTCTATTCACGAAAGAGGTTATATTCACGGCGACTTAAAACCTACCAACGTAATGCTCACAGATGATGGAAGAATAAAGGTAATGGATTTCGGTGCAGCCTGTCTAAAGGATGTATACCTTATGAATTCTCTCTCGAAAGTAGTTTCCCTCAGTTATACTTGT contains these protein-coding regions:
- a CDS encoding macrolide family glycosyltransferase, which codes for MGIGIFFNVPAHGHINPTLPIVNELVERGETIIYYSTEEFREKIEKAGAKYKPYSFSLPQGPASGGNFVKLAGMLLKATEEVMSKEMKYIRKLQPDYIIHDSMCPWGKYIAKHLRIKAINTTSTFVFSGETTNKADGFRKKILKMAVEVGIGPILDIVSIKRRLKVEYGVDSKIMDLFRNQEDLNIVFTSLQFQPDGAKLGDKFAFIGPSIYDRKDAPDFLFGNMGDRKLVFISLGTIANERLDFYRECIKAFSKSEFNVLISIGSKVNKKELGVVPSNIYIEDYVPQIEVLKRASLFISHGGMNSVNEALYFGVPLLILPQQSEQVMVAKRVEELGAGICTTKKDIDAEYLLEKSAYIMESRSFYESAGKIGEDFREAGGYQAGANAILNYVMESEA
- a CDS encoding alpha/beta hydrolase family esterase, which codes for MKSKRLILVSLILAVTLSVIGLAVNALNNDRDSQDTEASIMVDGLKRTYLMHTPPDRDQSKPLPLVIVLHGGGGSGAGMVESTQGGFNVLADEEGFVVAYPDAVENHWNDGRSKEEVDYRAHRENIDDVGFISALIDQLVKEENVAPQRVYVTGMSNGAMMTYRLAGELSEKITAAAPVDGNIPENLAANYTPGKPVSMLVINNTADPLMPWQGGDITGPFGNKKLGKVLSARESIELWVKHNQCSIIPAETTKLDNDSNDGTQVRRITYTGGLEGTEVILYAIEGGGHTWPAGSSKLPERVIGKTSQEINANEVIWNFFKNHLRQ
- a CDS encoding bifunctional enoyl-CoA hydratase/phosphate acetyltransferase; this encodes MRSFSELISLAKAKGPRRVVLVGSEDREGIKALKFAFDEGIAVPVFVGDEERTNEILDEEGLKGEVMGASSSEEACEKGIRLVNSGYADIVLKGLVKTSTLLKAVLNKEWGLRSGKILSHIAALEVPAIDRIVFVTDGGMVIRPDLPTKISIIENAVSFLKSLGYEKPKVALVAAVETVNEDMPETLEAAVISKMGQRGQIIDCEIDGPLGIDNALSSFAAEVKKVTGPVAGRADLLVVPDIASGNFLGKSAVYFAGGKIAGLILGASAPIVIVSRADSSPSKLASIALASYSLGEQQ
- a CDS encoding PHP domain-containing protein, producing MFVDFHCHSDHSDGTNSVAGIIEESVESRIAALSITDHDTLAGQIEAGELSSQMGIRYVRGVEISCDFHETLDILGYGMISSAASIENQLKEIRLKRDLRNTRILSMLRSLGVQITDEELEYSFPGESLGRPHIANLIVKKGYADSIEEAFSRFIGREGGAYVEKEKLSIRAAIELILSAEGVPVLAHPLSMMLDHDQTVEMIRKMKSYGLKGIEVFYKTYDIETRNELLEISKELDLLATGGSDYHGEHKKNLELGIEIPDDFVCSFLESLPANDRFDDQNL
- a CDS encoding serine/threonine protein kinase, giving the protein MTIEYYLSEGTILKKRYRVIEPLGRGGFGLTYLCSDFHKGNNVAVKEFFPRGVEREDNNVKPVSDDLREIYYDKLSSFSEEFTIMSRIEDGRVVKVLDLFTENNTAYYVMEFISGKTLKDTVRNEGVMNDAKAFEMVDSILEGVSSIHERGYIHGDLKPTNVMLTDDGRIKVMDFGAACLKDVYLMNSLSKVVSLSYTCPEKFYSSSPPNYSWDVYSVGGILYFLLSGEDPVPSTERVKGVPLIFDTFSRRAKRILGKSMALVSEKRYSDATGFRRALKSRFFGF